The proteins below come from a single Dermatophilaceae bacterium Soc4.6 genomic window:
- a CDS encoding alpha-galactosidase: MPPLLPATVGPVVHLRAGGVSLLLDTTDGRLPSIVHWGPELTGLDEETARSLVVGAVPLVGQNNVDVPLRPTVLAEASSGWSGRPGLRASRDGRSWSTRFVVSEVAVDGTCVTGWTDAGVAMVVVSASDTDARIDLRLEIELLPTGLARQRATVTNRDAEVLTVDDVTLGYPLPPEADELLDFTGRWGRERLPQRSPLVAGQHLRENRKGRTGNDSAYVLHAGTPGFGFASGEVYAVHTAWSGNHTHLAERVFTGESFLSGGELLMSGEVRLSEGASYTTPWVFGAHGTGLDDVAHRFHRHQRSRQPQVSPDRPVTLNVWEAVYFDHDRDRLLDLADRAAALGVERYVLDDGWFGSRRDDHSGLGDWVVSQEVWPDGLHPLVDRVRGLGMQFGLWFEPEMVNADSDVARAHPEWVMAARSQWPVESRYQQVLNLGIEGAYAHVRDQMMALLAEYDIGYLKWDHNRDLVEAGDQTDGGRAGVHAQTEAFYRLLDELRAAHPGLEIESCSSGGSRVDLGVLEHTDRVWVSDNIDPHDRQHMLRWTTQLIPPEYMGSHIASGRSHTTGRVHDLGFRAATAVFGHLGIEWDLAQATDGELAELRPWLDFYKEHRGLLLGGDVVRMDSSDSSVWVHGVVAPDRSAAVFAQVVLDSPRHQPVTRLRFRGLDPAGRYAVRPALVGAPPSGLNPPLWWGEAPADGTAYPGVVVTGAGLEHVGLASPSLHPDQAVLYLATAL; encoded by the coding sequence ATGCCCCCCCTGCTCCCGGCCACCGTCGGCCCGGTCGTCCACCTCCGTGCCGGCGGCGTCAGCCTCCTGCTCGACACCACGGACGGACGGCTCCCGTCGATCGTGCACTGGGGTCCGGAGCTCACCGGGCTCGACGAGGAGACGGCCCGCTCCCTCGTCGTCGGCGCCGTGCCCTTGGTGGGCCAGAACAACGTCGACGTGCCGCTGCGGCCCACCGTCCTCGCGGAGGCCTCGTCCGGGTGGTCGGGGCGCCCGGGTCTCCGGGCCTCGCGCGACGGGCGCTCGTGGTCGACCCGCTTCGTCGTCTCCGAGGTCGCCGTGGACGGCACCTGCGTCACCGGGTGGACCGACGCCGGCGTGGCGATGGTGGTCGTGAGCGCCAGCGACACCGACGCCCGCATCGACCTGAGGCTCGAGATCGAGCTGCTCCCCACCGGGCTGGCCCGTCAGCGGGCGACGGTGACCAACCGCGACGCCGAGGTGCTGACGGTCGACGACGTCACCCTCGGCTACCCGCTGCCGCCCGAGGCCGACGAGCTGCTGGACTTCACCGGCCGCTGGGGCCGCGAGCGCCTGCCGCAGCGCTCACCGCTCGTCGCCGGGCAGCACCTGCGCGAGAACCGCAAGGGCCGCACCGGCAACGACTCCGCCTACGTGCTGCACGCCGGCACGCCCGGCTTCGGCTTCGCCTCCGGTGAGGTGTATGCCGTGCACACGGCGTGGAGCGGCAACCACACCCACCTCGCCGAGCGGGTCTTCACCGGCGAGTCCTTCCTCAGCGGCGGTGAGCTGCTGATGAGCGGCGAGGTGCGTCTCTCCGAGGGCGCCTCCTACACCACCCCGTGGGTCTTCGGCGCCCACGGCACCGGCCTCGACGACGTCGCCCACCGCTTCCACCGCCACCAGCGCTCACGCCAGCCGCAGGTGAGCCCGGACCGACCCGTCACCCTCAACGTCTGGGAGGCCGTCTACTTCGACCACGACCGCGACCGGCTCCTCGACCTCGCCGACCGCGCCGCCGCCCTCGGGGTGGAGCGCTACGTGCTCGACGACGGGTGGTTCGGCTCCCGGCGCGACGACCACTCCGGGCTCGGCGACTGGGTCGTGTCGCAGGAGGTGTGGCCCGACGGGCTGCACCCGCTAGTCGACCGGGTGCGCGGGCTGGGCATGCAGTTCGGCCTCTGGTTCGAGCCCGAGATGGTCAACGCCGACTCCGACGTGGCCCGCGCCCACCCCGAGTGGGTCATGGCCGCACGCTCGCAGTGGCCGGTCGAGTCGCGCTACCAGCAGGTGCTCAACCTCGGCATCGAGGGCGCCTACGCTCACGTCCGCGACCAGATGATGGCGCTGCTCGCCGAGTACGACATCGGCTACCTCAAGTGGGACCACAACCGCGACCTCGTCGAGGCGGGCGACCAGACCGACGGTGGTCGTGCGGGGGTGCACGCGCAGACCGAGGCCTTCTACCGCCTGCTCGACGAGCTGCGGGCGGCACACCCCGGTCTCGAGATCGAGTCGTGCTCGTCCGGTGGGTCGCGGGTCGACCTCGGCGTGCTCGAGCACACCGACCGGGTCTGGGTCTCCGACAACATCGACCCGCACGACCGCCAGCACATGCTGCGGTGGACCACCCAGCTCATCCCCCCGGAGTACATGGGGTCGCACATCGCCTCGGGTCGCTCGCACACCACGGGACGGGTGCACGACCTCGGGTTCCGCGCTGCCACAGCCGTGTTCGGCCACCTGGGCATCGAGTGGGACCTCGCCCAGGCCACTGACGGAGAGCTGGCCGAGCTGCGACCGTGGCTCGACTTCTACAAGGAGCACCGCGGCCTGCTGCTCGGCGGCGACGTGGTGCGCATGGACTCCTCCGACAGCTCCGTGTGGGTGCACGGGGTCGTCGCCCCCGACCGCTCCGCCGCCGTCTTCGCTCAGGTCGTGCTCGACAGCCCGCGGCACCAGCCGGTCACCCGCCTGCGCTTCCGCGGTCTCGACCCCGCCGGCCGGTATGCCGTGCGCCCGGCTCTGGTCGGCGCTCCCCCCTCGGGGCTCAACCCGCCGCTGTGGTGGGGGGAGGCGCCGGCCGACGGGACGGCCTACCCGGGGGTGGTCGTGACCGGGGCCGGGCTGGAGCACGTCGGGCTGGCGAGCCCGTCCCTGCACCCCGACCAAGCCGTGCTCTACCTGGCGACCGCCCTCTAG